The sequence ATGTTATTCAAAAAGTGAAGAGATGTTGAGAATAACCATTGCCTTATTTATCGCAAAAAGGAATGGAAATTTATCTATATTTGGTTACTAATTCCCAAACATATAGAAAATTTAAATTAAATAAACTAAAATAACATAAATGAGCACACAAAAAGATATTACTAAAAAAGTATCTGAATATTATACAAATAAAATTAAAGAACACGGAATTTCAAGCCAAGGTGTAGATTGGAATAGCAAAGAATCTCAATTTTTACGATTTGAACAACTATGTAAAATATTACCCGCCGACAAAACCACTTCTTTTACAATTTTAGATTATGGTTGCGGTTATGGTGCCCTTATTGAATATCTTATGCAACATTATGATAACTTTAAATATATTGGCTATGATGTTTCGGATGAAATGATAAACAAGGCAAAATCTCTTTTCAAAAGCGAAAAATATCTATTTACAAATGACGAGAATAAATTAAATAAAGCTGACTATGTGGTTGCGTCAGGAATCTTTAATGTAAAATTAGATACATCTAAAGAAGATTGGAAGGAATATATTTTAAACACCTTGAATAAATTAAATGAATTATCCTCTGTTGCATTTTCATTTAATATACTTACTTCTTATTCAGATGCAGAGTATATGAGAGATCATCTATATTATGCTGATCCGCTATTTTATTTTGATTACTGCAAAAGACATTTTTCCCGTAATGTGGCATTACTACATGACTATGGGCTTTATGAGTTTACAATTTTGGTAAGAAAATGAGAATGGAGTATCAAGGGGTAAACTACTAAAACCATGGTACATAAGCTGCAGAACCAACTAGAAACAGTAGTTAACTTTTGCTGGTCTTCTTTTTACCGTAAGCTGGTGGCGCACTCTTTTATTCCTTTGCCTACCTCTTTAAACGGTGAGCGCAAGAAGGCTGCAATCTTGCGTATTGCCATAGGGATAGTTGCATGGGTTCGTACGCTTGAGGTTTTATGGGGGGAATGGGTGATACAAGGAGGCGAGCTGCTCCCCCATGCTTTATTGAGTGTAGTCATAGTAGGGCTGCTTACATGCTTTATTATAGGCTTTATGACTGCACCGACTACCGTGCTCCTTATTTTATTGTATCGACACTTTGAGCTGAAATCGGCTACCTTTACCTTAGGCACGGATATCTTTGTCAACTATCTGCTGCTTTCTTTGTTTGTGTCATCTGGGGCTCATTACTCATTAGATGGCTATTTAGAAAAGCGATGTAAGTGGATATCCAAGCTGAATCAGGCTTTTCTGTTGATTAGGACACCTCGAAGCCTACGTGCTGTTTACTTTCTGTTTTTTGCGTATTATGCTCTAATGAGTTTTTCGGCTATATTAATGCATGTGACAGATGACTACTGGTGGTCTTTTATAAGTGTGAAGGTAGCTTTGGTAAACTCATATCTATGCAAGTATTATGCTTATTTTCGTTTACTTGACAAAGATGTTCCTTGGCTGTTGGGTATAATCTCTTTTTTGGGCGTCATCTTTCAAGGTTTTTTTCAAATGTTTATGATTCCTCTGATTTATTTTAGGTGGGGGAGCTTTTATGTAAAGTGGCATGGTGTGCTGTTTTTTGTGATTTCTCTCTTTTTCTTAAACTTATCTTATTTACCGTGGATAGAATTGGGTTTATGGGGGCTTATTTTCTTCCCTTGGAAGGAGAAGTCGCCAAAAGCAAGTGATGCTTTCCCGGGCGGGGGGCAAGAAAACTTATGGCAAAAAGTGCTTCTTACAGGAACATTACTCATATATTTCTTGGTGTTGTTTCCCTATATGCTAGCCAGTGGGCTACTATATGGAAAAACCTACCGGCGTTTAACGGATGCCTATTGGCTACAACGCTCTTTAGAGCTTATGACGAACCGGGTATCTATTTGGCTTGCTGCTCACTTAGGGGCAGTGCCACCTAATGTGTTCAACAGCCAAGACCTTCAGATGGGAGAATGTTTCTTTGTTTTGTATCGAAAAGATGCACAGAACAAAGAAACAATGGTGCCTCTCGTTGGACAGGAGGGAGAAAGACTGAATTATGAAAATTTTGATTTTTTGTTTTTTATGAATCATAACTCTGATGTATTTTACTTTGGCACTACCTTAATATATCGCAGAGCGGCGCAAG comes from Thermonema lapsum and encodes:
- a CDS encoding class I SAM-dependent methyltransferase; the encoded protein is MSTQKDITKKVSEYYTNKIKEHGISSQGVDWNSKESQFLRFEQLCKILPADKTTSFTILDYGCGYGALIEYLMQHYDNFKYIGYDVSDEMINKAKSLFKSEKYLFTNDENKLNKADYVVASGIFNVKLDTSKEDWKEYILNTLNKLNELSSVAFSFNILTSYSDAEYMRDHLYYADPLFYFDYCKRHFSRNVALLHDYGLYEFTILVRK